From the genome of Pseudomonadota bacterium, one region includes:
- a CDS encoding DNA-binding response regulator, producing TRILLLHSNRLFREGLTALLRTHDAISVVLSTSSPDEATRSTRPLRPHLALVEMRDETTLQACRAIHAAHPRLPIVLLGGTADLALIVRALREGGSIYLPSDADPSSLLISIRQARQEGRAVGPRLSTPHSGPVSDPLLSPRERDVLRLVAKGHANRLIGRRLAISENTVRNHLANAYQKLEVSDRTRAALIALQRGLL from the coding sequence GACACGCATCTTGCTGCTCCACTCGAACCGCCTCTTCAGAGAGGGGCTGACCGCCCTTCTTCGCACCCATGACGCGATCAGCGTTGTGCTCTCCACCAGCTCCCCGGACGAGGCGACACGGTCGACAAGGCCCCTGCGCCCTCACCTGGCGCTCGTGGAGATGCGCGACGAGACCACGCTTCAAGCGTGCCGCGCCATCCATGCCGCCCACCCTCGGCTGCCCATCGTCCTGCTCGGCGGCACGGCCGACCTCGCGCTGATCGTGCGCGCACTGCGAGAAGGGGGCAGCATCTACCTTCCTTCGGACGCCGACCCGTCGAGCCTGCTCATCAGTATCAGGCAGGCGCGTCAAGAGGGGCGTGCCGTCGGACCCCGCCTGTCCACGCCTCACAGCGGCCCCGTATCTGACCCGCTGCTCAGCCCTCGGGAGCGCGACGTGCTGCGCCTCGTCGCGAAAGGGCACGCGAACCGCTTGATCGGCAGGCGTCTGGCCATCAGCGAGAACACGGTGCGCAATCATCTGGCCAATGCCTACCAGAAGCTCGAGGTAAGCGACCGCACACGAGCCGCCCTCATCGCCCTGCAACGGGGGCTGCTGTAG